A section of the Styela clava chromosome 9, kaStyClav1.hap1.2, whole genome shotgun sequence genome encodes:
- the LOC120339780 gene encoding uncharacterized protein LOC120339780, with translation MYANLDAVFDGPGFYFWEEIHKAFPEAKIILSVRESEDVWLESLINQMKVMESNFLFRLMEYLSPSYRETISGILLPMSKICFGIPDLREIRWENHLNRELMKQKYRMHNRYVIQNAPKDKLLVYKASEGWEPLCKFLGIPVPDEPFPHKNKKGKIISEYLQYNPLVIRMKREMFVSCTVLVIVVPIAGYILYKRGVNNLFESCLKLF, from the exons ATGTACGCAAATTTAGATGCTGTATTTGATGGCCCGGGGTTCTATTTCTGGGAAGAAATTCATAAAGCTTTTCCTGAAGCTAAG ATTATTTTATCTGTTCGCGAAAGCGAAGATGTGTGGCTTGAAAGTCTGATTAATCAAATGAAAGTTATGGAAAGCAATTTTCTTTTTCGACTGATGGAATATCTCTCTCCGTCTTACCGCGAAACAATCTCCGGCATCCTACTTCCCATGT CAAAAATATGCTTCGGAATACCAGATCTCCGTGAAATTCGCTGGGAGAATCATCTTAACAGGGAATTGATGAAACAGAAATATCGAATGCACAACAGATATGTGATACAG AATGCACCTAAAGACAAACTCTTGGTCTACAAAGCTTCAGAGGGATGGGAACCACTTTGTAAGTTTCTTGGTATTCCTGTTCCTGACGAACCATTCCCACATAAAAACAAGAAAGGAAAAATCATCAGTGAGTATCTACAATACAATCCATTGGTGATTCGAATGAAAAGAGAGATGTTTGTATCCTGTACTGTTCTGGTAATTGTGGTACCAATTGCTGGATATATTCTATATAAACGAGGAGTGAACAATTTATTTGAATCCTGTTTAAAGTTGTTTTGA
- the LOC120339000 gene encoding uncharacterized protein LOC120339000, whose translation MFQCFVLLLSIGILFRTHKGVHVDADGSCSVAHEGEITTVTFMRNPLTTQHTSTRHRPGKQGPIGPKGDIGPPGEKGDRGSPGPAISLQSSQILRRYEARISELEDTISNLKTSLFESLGYYKARNDHYYKWFHELVDFNTAKDRCERVGDQLASVGMRDPQIKREVYDALGISTTYTWVGLRDIHRRGTTWTWVDGVTSSKNEIVWTVNQPDNPGVENCAHFHGAITFNDYPCSRTIKYLCEKLPV comes from the exons ATGTTTCAATGCTTCGTCCTGCTGCTGTCGATTGGGATATTGTTTAGAACACACAAGGGAGTTCACGTTGATGCAG ATGGATCTTGCTCTGTAGCTCATGAAGGCGAAATCACCACAGTAACGTTCATGAGAAATCCTCTAACTACCCAACATACCAGTACCAGACATAGACCCGGAAAACAA GGACCGATCGGACCTAAAGGAGATATTGGTCCACCTGGAGAAAAGGGAGATCGAGGATCACCTGGTCCTGCAATATCGTTGCAATCTTCCCAGATACTTCGTCGTTATGAAG CACGAATTTCAGAGCTCGAAGACACAATATCAA ATCTCAAAACATCGCTTTTCGAGTCGCTTGGGTATTATAAAGCTCGCAATGATCACTATTACAAATGGTTCCATGAATTAGTGGATTTTAATACAGCAAAAGATAGGTGTGAACGAGTAGGAGATCAACTTGCGTCAGTGGGAATGAGAGACCCACAGATTAAGCG agAAGTTTACGATGCTCTTGGAATATCTACAACGTATACTTGGGTTGGTTTGAGAGACATTCATCGACGTGGGACGACCTGGACCTGGGTAGATGGGGTAACATCGTCCAAAAATGAGATTGTGTGGACAGTCAATCAACCCGATAACCCTGGAGTAGAAAACTGCGCTCATTTTCATGGAGCCATCACTTTCAATGACTACCCTTGTAGCAGaacgataaaatatttgtgtgaaaaacttcccGTATAA
- the LOC120339779 gene encoding cilia- and flagella-associated protein 58-like, which yields MAATADKAAFEEDAFQALEKDFQEVLGELMGDKTLEKFRIEYEKLHKALMKSHESEKRLMGKCRELNAEIVANSSKVSQALKLSQDDQATIQQLKTELEKAWRMVDSATEKETRTRETIQSLKLEIANLTKLVEQGAGLSMGQEHSVNELLKAKEDLTRERDDLLSEIVKAREQLAAAAAVQQKAESDKEAAEMKIAELQQDIQMKQNEVQRETRKKEKMERDVKGLKNDLDNKTSENKAATTQLQRSKDDNVRLEQQLKEQRILHEKAVRDTDLLNARLTKLQQDYQNQIDNADALASDNQTKAADLKAREDEINQMRQDTTRLNKMRENIQRKLQLVEESKSEVEGQRDTLKSQIGGLERELDVMKKQAEIDKKQADELVRERDILNKNLLKSSHATQKQMNLVRLHEQSKKNLEQEIQNYKDEAQKQRKIIYQLEKERDRYINEASDLTQKVLQHMEDVKVREMQIFDYKKKIAEAETKLKQQQNLYEAVRSDRNLYSKNLIEAQDEITEMKRKLKIMNHQIDQLKEEITTKEAALVKVNLDHARVEKEKESLKAELQRMKQQAAESKTQLEQMEKEVAKLQQVIREADAERKRQMKELDQVISERDILGTQLVRRNDELALLYEKIKIQQSTLNKGEIQYRQRLEDIRILKLEIKKLRREKTILTKSVASVEDLRREVYHIQRELLRERTRCKALEEELENPMNIHRWRKLEGSDPSAYEMIQKIQALQRRLIGKTEEVVEKELMIQEKEKLYVELKHILARQPGPEVAEQLQIYQQTLRDKTKQMKRLASELNMYEAQSSEYKYEIERLARELQEIKKKYFIQKKKEQQLKERDRALAQAGAPIIQPQRTDGARFAGGGFNLKQPQKTSA from the exons ATGGCGGCAACTGCTGATAAAGCAGCATTCGAAGAAGATGCATTTCAGGCATTGGAAAAAGACTTCCAGGAAGTTTTGGGAGAGTTAATGGGAGATAAAACCCTGGAAAA ATTTCGCATCGAATATGAAAAACTACATAAAGCCTTGATGAAATCTCATGAAAGTGAAAAGCGATTAATGGGAAAATGTCGTGAATTAAATGCAGAAATTGTTGCAAATTCATCAAAAGTTTCTCAGGCACTCAAGCTGTCTCAAGATGATCAG GCCACAATACAACAACTTAAAACTGAGTTGGAAAAAGCTTGGAGGATGGTTGACTCTGCTACAGAGAAGGAGACGAGAACACGAGAAACTATACAAAGTCTAAAACTTGAAATTGCAAACTTGACTAAACTAGTTGAACAGGGAGCTGGATTATCTATGGGCCAGGAACACAG TGTAAACGAACTTCTGAAGGCAAAAGAAGATTTAACTCGAGAACGAGATGATCTCTTGTCCGAGATTGTCAAAGCTAGGGAACAACTTGCTGCTGCTGCGGCTGTTCAACAGAAAGCAGAATCTGACAAGGAAGCTGCCGAAATGAAAATTGCAGAG CTTCAACAAGACATCCAAATGAAGCAAAATGAAGTCCAAAGGGaaacaagaaaaaaagaaaaaatggaaCGAGATGTGAAAGGATTAAAAAATGATCTTGATAATAAAACGTCAGAAAATAAAGCAGCAACGACTCAGTTACAACGAAGTAAAGATGACAATGTTAGACTGGAACAACAACTCAAGGAACAGAGA ATTCTTCATGAGAAAGCTGTTCGGGACACTGACCTTCTGAATGCTAGACTTACTAAACTACAACAAGATTATCAAAATCAAATTGATAATGCGGATGCTCTGGCAAGCGATAATCAAACTAAAGCAGCTGATCTTAAA GCTCGCGAAGATGAAATAAACCAGATGCGTCAAGATACAACAAGACTAAATAAAATGAGAGAAAATATTCAGAGAAAATTACAGTTAGTTGAAGAAAGTAAATCGGAAGTGGAAGGACAAAGAGATACACTTAAAAGTCAAATTGGTGGCTTGGAAAGAG AGCTTGATGTGATGAAAAAACAGGCAGAGATTGACAAAAAGCAAGCTGATGAACTAGTGAGAGAAAGAGATATTCTAAACAAGAATTTACTCAAg TCATCACATGctacacaaaaacaaatgaatttgGTTCGTCTTCATGAACAAAGTAAAAAGAATTTGGAACAGGAAATACAAAATTACAAGGATGAAgctcaaaaacaaagaaaaattatcTATCAACTTGAAAAAGAAAGAGACAGATATATCAACGAAGCTTCTGATCTCACACAAAAG GTTTTACAACACATGGAAGATGTAAAAGTACGGGAAATGCAGATTTTCgattataaaaagaaaattgctgaagctgaaacaaaattaaaacaacaACAGAATCTGTATGAGGCTGTTCGATCGGATCGTAATCTCTACAGCAAGAATCTAATTGAAGCACAG GATGAAATCACAGAAATGAAAAGGAAACTAAAGATTATGAATCATCAAATCGATCAGTTGAAAGAAGAAATTACAACAAAAGAAGCGGCTCTCGTTAAAGTTAATCTTGATCATGCCAGAGTGGAGAAAGAAAAAGAATCTCTCAAG GCTGAGCTCCAGAGAATGAAACAACAAGCTGCGGAAAGCAAAACTCAGCTTGAGCAAATGGAAAAAGAAGTTGCTAAACTACAACAAGTCATCAGAGAAGCTGATGCAGAAAGAAAAAGACAAATGAAAGAGTTGGATCAG GTCATCAGTGAAAGAGACATTCTCGGAACCCAACTTGTACGTCGTAATGATGAGTTAGCACTTCTCTACGAAAAAATCAAGATACAACAATCGACTCTTAACAAGGGAGAAATTCAATATCGTCAACGACTTGAGGATATCAGAATTTTGAAACTGGAGATTAAAAAATTACGTCGTGAGAAAACCATTCTTACAAAGAGTGTTGCAAGTGTGGAAGATTTGAG GAGAGAGGTTTATCACATTCAACGTGAACTACTTCGGGAACGAACACGTTGTAAAGCATTGGAGGAAGAACTTGAAAATCCAATGAATATTCACAGATGGAGAAAATTAGAAGGATCGGATCCGAGTGCTTATGAAATGATACAAAAAATACAG GCTTTACAAAGACGATTAATTGGGAAGACAGAAGAAGTTGTTGAAAAAGAACTCATGATTCAGGAGAAGGAAAAACTTTATGTTGAATTGAAACACATTCTAGCTCGACAACCAGGTCCTGAAGTTGCTGAGCAATTACAAATTTATCAACAAACACTGAGAGATAAAACAAAGCAAATGAAG CGCTTGGCATCAGAGTTGAACATGTACGAAGCTCAATCCTcagaatataaatatgaaattgaaagGTTAGCTCGTGAATTACAAGAAATAAAGAAGAAGTATTTcattcaaaagaaaaaagaacaGCAACTCAA GGAACGCGATCGTGCTTTAGCACAAGCTGGTGCCCCGATTATTCAACCACAACGTACAGACGGAGCGAGGTTTGCAGGAGGAGGCTTCAATTTGAAACAACCGCAAAAGACAAGCGCTTAA